In the genome of Chrysoperla carnea chromosome 5, inChrCarn1.1, whole genome shotgun sequence, the window GTTTAAATTTACAAGAAGATGAAGGTGAAGATGATATTATAGTTgaggtatttttaatattctaatcAATTTTACCCCTAATTATCAAACTTAGTGAATACCTACCTAGATACTCATCTCAAAATATTCTATCAAGTTTATCCAAACTGGAATTTTACTGCGATTTTCTATAATCGTATGTCCAGTTTGTACTCGATGTATCTCAGTTTGATTTAATGCACAGGAATCACTAATCCAGGAAATCggtatttaagtttttttccctaaaattcaATTTGACGGCTAGATATGTTGTTCTTGGGATACTATCGAACGTTTCTTCAAAATACAGGAATTCATATTGGTACAATTTCGGGTACACTGTGGAAAATTGAATaagaatcgtcaaatgaattttatttttgtattttttgggtcaaaattcgTTTAAATATCAAGTTTTTGAAGGGTTGACCGatttttcggatcgatttcaaCCAATTTTTTAGGAGATGTTTGTCTTTTAGTCATACGAACTGGATTTTCGGgacaaagagtttttttttgtattttttgtaatttatgtttACCGATTAAGTAACAATAAACCGAGTTAagtaaaattgtgaaaaaatcaATTCTCATTTAATATTTCGTCAAATCAACCCAATTTTTGTGTTCTttagtactttttttatttctctatatatagatatatctcATTTTTGTTTCTCATTTAAGGAGGAAGATAGTGAATTCGAACATTTTAATGATGAAGAAGAATTTGAAGGATTCTCTGGTGAACGTTCAGTAAAAAGTCCTGATCAACCACCACGAGAACCAAAAATTACTATAACAAATGTTCCTTTACCATTTAGAGCAAATTGGGATAGTTATTGGTTAGAGATGTTAATGATTACGGGTTTGTTCgtatattttgtgaatttcttCACGGGAAAAGCGAAAAATACACGATTAGCCAATGCTTGGTTACAAACACATAAATCATTGTTAGATGATAACTTCAGTCTAGTCGGTGCGTtggtaattaattttcttcaatttttcttaatcattttactaatttattttttaatatttaggaGATGATGGTAAATTGGAGTCAGACTCTCCAGGATTAATTAAGGAGAGCGAAAATCAATTTACACTTTGGTGTAGTGGACGAACGTGTTGCGAAGGCATGTTGGTTGAACTCaaatttttaaaggtaaaaCGATTTGTACTAGacaccattattttttatattttgaactttCAAGTTTTTATAATGGAAAGAATAGCATCttgcttatttttaaaactaaattttataaatcaaaatgatatatttctttaaattatgctTGCGAAAACCACCATCAAAACTTCGAACCCaaaaaatcattcataaatAATGTACGTTTTCAATTACAAATAGAGACAAGATTTAATAGCAGTAATCGCTGGAATTATGCGACCCGCCATGGATCAAGTACATATTAAAGTAATGATGAATAAGGAAGATATGgaaagttttgtattttgtgttgGTTCAAAGAAAACGGCCACCCAGCTGGGTAAAGAAATGGCTGATTTGGTAAGAAATAATTTatgcttttaatattaaagatagaaaaaaactttcacTTTGGACTGGACTTGgatcaaaatcattttgccaGTTGGATAggatacaaaaaatgtaaaaatttcggCTGATTTCTTGTAATTCATTTAGCAAAGTCGAACAGcgatttttatgtgttttgcAATTTACCCCGAGTGATGAATATACCGTTTGTCTTCAAGTTCCTTTAATTGGTGAATAggattcaaaattataaaattcaattaaatagaCGCGACGGTCAGCtattaaatttctttcaaagaTATGTTTCGATTTTAAACATCTTGAGAAAGTAAGAAAaagattatctttaaaaaatgtcttttgATTTTAGAGTGTATTTTGTGGTGAAAGACGTCCTGGGGACAAACATGGACTTCCATCCACATATCAAGTACTGAGTGAAATGCAAGAAGTAACTTCA includes:
- the LOC123300343 gene encoding PAT complex subunit CCDC47; amino-acid sequence: MKSWIFLTLLFTLGSFIYGSMQYEGLADNEFAEFEDFEVEDEEIAPLETANNLNANSQEQGLNLQEDEGEDDIIVEEEDSEFEHFNDEEEFEGFSGERSVKSPDQPPREPKITITNVPLPFRANWDSYWLEMLMITGLFVYFVNFFTGKAKNTRLANAWLQTHKSLLDDNFSLVGDDGKLESDSPGLIKESENQFTLWCSGRTCCEGMLVELKFLKRQDLIAVIAGIMRPAMDQVHIKVMMNKEDMESFVFCVGSKKTATQLGKEMADLSVFCGERRPGDKHGLPSTYQVLSEMQEVTSNILDSRVTAFMNKYPNQVEYMHFSDQYSGPKQPEDTQQLKLPETQRVLLFGFNIPVKGLSPNEAMDAIKQQMVLVFYCMEKVKRFRLSKEGKYKADKNRLRVEEAFLRSTWQARAEAAAARREQRKRAEKEKVLADADPERQRRWEEKEQKRQAKRRAPRMKQLKVKAL